The Musa acuminata AAA Group cultivar baxijiao chromosome BXJ2-5, Cavendish_Baxijiao_AAA, whole genome shotgun sequence genomic interval AAGTAGACGAGGCGACAGAGAAGACAAGACATCAGAAATCCCAAGAAAGAGAGCAAAAGatcggaaccagtcgagaagaaaTGAAACAAGCTGAGTAGTTGTTGCACGGAAATCCTCGAGTGCGCATGCTAACCTTTGCTGCAGCAGGCACATCATGTCCATCCATATCAGAAAGGTAGCCGCCTGGTTGCGGTTGCTTCCCCCGCCCAACCGTGCCCGTCCGCCGGCAATTGGCTATTTGTCATGTTGAGCGGCAAGTTGAACAATGGTAAGATCGATGACGGGTCAGGGAAGGGACTGCCTCCCGCTCCGCCGCTCCCTCCGTCTCCTCCTGATCCTTGTGGCGCTGGTGGCTGCATCTGCAGCGGCGGGGATTCTTCCTCCTCTAGCGGGAGCCGCTCATATGCGACGTTGGTGAAGGAAGCAGTGATCACAAGAACCGGGCCGGCCGCAAGCAGCGTTCCGGCGACGTTGCCGCCGACCACTTGGCCTTGTCCACCGGCGAGGAAGATGGTGAGGCTAGTAGCCCCGGGAGGAGCGGGTGGCGGAAGGAAGGACCCCGAGAGCGATAAGATCTCGAAGCGGCCTTGGAGGGTGACCACGCCACCGGACGCGGAGGGCTGGTGGAGGGTGACGTTGGTGACGATCCCGCTCCCGCTGAGGACGCAGACGCCGCGCTGCCTGCGTCGGGCGTAGGTGGCGATGCAGTCGAAGACGTCACATCCGGCGCCGACCTCGAGGATGTGAGCACGGAGAGTGTTGGCGCTCTCCTGGGTGATGATCACCGGGGGCTTAGGCTTGTTCTTGGAGCCCGGGGGGCGGCCCCGGGGGCGCCGGCCCGCCGCGCCGCCTTGAGCAGCCCCCTGATCGGGCGTGAACGGCGAGTCGTCGCTTTCCGCGGCGCCGCTGAATTGGCCATGCTCGATCTTAGCACTGCTGCTGTTATTGTTGTCATCCTCTGAGCTCGGGTTAAGGTGGTGGGCGAGGTGAAGATGGTGGTGGTGGACGTACCTTGTAGCGGTGCTCAGATCCAAGCCAGCCATAACCTCATTCAAGAAAACCCACTGTGTGAGAGAAGCGAgcaaaaaaaataatagaagCGCTGTTTTCTAGTTCCAAAAGCGGAGAAAAGGTGGGGAAAACGTATATAAAAGCGAGTTCTTTAAAGCGAAGAGAGCACAGGGGAGGAGCAGTGGAGGAAGTGCCGAAACCgaacgcagagagagagagagagagagagagagagagagggtttgtGAAGGGAGGAGACAGAGAGAGATGGGAGGGTTGGCCTAAGAGTTGAAGAAATGGATAGAATAATGGGaataggtggagagagagagagaaggcgagGGTTATAATATGATATGCGTTGTGACATAGTGTTTG includes:
- the LOC103983824 gene encoding AT-hook motif nuclear-localized protein 23 isoform X1, which gives rise to MAGLDLSTATRYVHHHHLHLAHHLNPSSEDDNNNSSSAKIEHGQFSGAAESDDSPFTPDQGAAQGGAAGRRPRGRPPGSKNKPKPPVIITQESANTLRAHILEVGAGCDVFDCIATYARRRQRGVCVLSGSGIVTNVTLHQPSASGGVVTLQGRFEILSLSGSFLPPPAPPGATSLTIFLAGGQGQVVGGNVAGTLLAAGPVLVITASFTNVAYERLPLEEEESPPLQMQPPAPQGSGGDGGSGGAGGSPFPDPSSILPLFNLPLNMTNSQLPADGHGWAGEATATRRLPF
- the LOC103983824 gene encoding AT-hook motif nuclear-localized protein 23 isoform X2; the protein is MAGLDLSTATSSSAKIEHGQFSGAAESDDSPFTPDQGAAQGGAAGRRPRGRPPGSKNKPKPPVIITQESANTLRAHILEVGAGCDVFDCIATYARRRQRGVCVLSGSGIVTNVTLHQPSASGGVVTLQGRFEILSLSGSFLPPPAPPGATSLTIFLAGGQGQVVGGNVAGTLLAAGPVLVITASFTNVAYERLPLEEEESPPLQMQPPAPQGSGGDGGSGGAGGSPFPDPSSILPLFNLPLNMTNSQLPADGHGWAGEATATRRLPF